Part of the Fusarium musae strain F31 chromosome 3, whole genome shotgun sequence genome, GCAATGCAAACGAAAGACAAAAGACAATAACCCCAAGCGAGGTGTGAGTAGTCTGTACGGATCAGGACCTCGCGAGCCTCTGTCAATGTCAAACATCCCGCTACCGAAGCCACGGCAGTTCAAGCCCAGGATCAAGGTCGACCCTGATCATGGTTTGTGGGGATTCTTCCCAGCACAAGGAAAGACATTGGCAACACCCAAAGAGACTGAGGAGCATGGACGTGCATGGTCTGTCGAGGAGCTGCGAAAGAAGTCGTGGGAAGATCTACACTCTTTGTGGTGGGTGTGTTGCCGAGAGAGGAACATGCTATCTACATCAAGGCAAGAGCTCATTCGATCCAAGATGGGATTCGGTGAGCGAGAGATTGATACTCGAGATGAGGAGGTAAGATATTCCGAAGCTATATAATGTGCGGGAAGCTGACATTGAAGAAAGGTCCTGAAGACACAGCGAGCCATAAAGCACGTCTTGACGGAGCGATATTACACATGGCAAGACGCCGTCGGTATCGCCATGAGCGACCCCGAGATCAACTTCGAGGGCGCGGAAGGTCAAGTCTACACACCATCGGCTtatgaagatgaggttgatgttgctgaGTGGACACAACCAGAGGCCGAGTCAGAGGCGGCCAAGCAGATTGATCCTGTTGCCACAGAAGAACAGgaggccaagatcgagaaggagttgaagaagcaatAAGAAACCGTTACAAGCGAGACGACGTCATGTACTATCTGAGTGATGGGAGAGGTGGTGGTGCTCTATGATGTCCGATTAGGGACAGGTTGACATATTCGTCGTGTACATCTAGGATATGTAAGATACAGTAGACGAAACACACATGTATATGCGAGCATAAGGGCTCTGAGAGCTGTTGACATGAATACATATGATGACTCAAGATTGGTTGTAGCAAACATCGTAGATTACGGACTCAAGCCGTAATGACAATCTTAAAGCATATGACAGCTGTAGTCATATTAAACTCTTTTGACTTCGCATCCCAACCCAGTAATGAGCTTGGATGCCGTATAAGTCAAGGTCTTGTTACCTCATGAAAGGGGTGGTCACTCCACCAAGATGAGTAGAAGCCAGAAACGTAGATGTAACAATATGGAGGTCAACAGTTGGGGCAAAGAAAGGAGATACGACCGAGAGACCCTGTCTTcaatatactaatagtaataaaccATTGATGATACTGGGGTCGTGGCTGGGGCTCTTATATTGATCTGGCTGCTAAGCTAAATTTGATAATGAAGCGGACCACGATGGAAGGGGGAATTAGGGGGTGACGGGATGTCTAACAGCAGCAAAACTCGTTGCAAGTGTTCATCTTAATGTAATTTGATATTGTAGGCGAGAATATGTGAGATTAGAACGGCATGAACTGGGTAAGACGCTGGCTGTTAGAGGCGTCCAACATATTCACACTCAGACTGTCCAGCCATAAAAAGGGTCCCCACACTGAAGCTAGGCTGTAGGTAGTTGTAGTTGATCCCTCCCCtaagaaaagtaaagtaaggtAACTAAAAGGTAAATGGGACTGACCCCGCCACTAAGCAAGCAACCGCCAACCGTACAGCACCGCACCTcccctcaagcttctcgacccTCCCCATCCCGTCTCGTCCTCGCTTCGCTTCCATTTTATCCTAATCCgcctcttttcctctttcttaCTCCCTATCTCTCTATCATTCTACCAAAAGGTTCATCGAACGTCAACACCAGAGAATAGCCATCATGGATGAGATTGCTCCTGAATAC contains:
- a CDS encoding hypothetical protein (BUSCO:EOG09264BWL) encodes the protein MSMAASSTIRPLAGRLIQTSSSKVSATTSRVAYFSTTAPQCKRKTKDNNPKRGVSSLYGSGPREPLSMSNIPLPKPRQFKPRIKVDPDHGLWGFFPAQGKTLATPKETEEHGRAWSVEELRKKSWEDLHSLWWVCCRERNMLSTSRQELIRSKMGFGEREIDTRDEEVLKTQRAIKHVLTERYYTWQDAVGIAMSDPEINFEGAEGQVYTPSAYEDEVDVAEWTQPEAESEAAKQIDPVATEEQEAKIEKELKKQ